The Oncorhynchus keta strain PuntledgeMale-10-30-2019 unplaced genomic scaffold, Oket_V2 Un_scaffold_6846_pilon_pilon, whole genome shotgun sequence genome has a segment encoding these proteins:
- the LOC127929375 gene encoding uncharacterized protein LOC127929375 yields the protein MLIAVSVLQRGDVSVLQRGDVSALQRKDVSVLQRGDVSVLQRGDVSVLQRGDYSVATSAAYSVEVFDLRRQYSLATSAAYSVEVFDLRRQYSVATSAAYSVEVFDLRRQYSVATSAAYSVEVFDLRRRHSVATSAAYSVEVFDLRRRHSVGTSAQRGDVGTAWGRRHSVATSAAYSVEVFDLSSRHSVGTPAQRGDAGTAWGRRHSVGRRHSVGTPAQRGDAGTAWGRRHSVGTSAQRGDVGTAWGRRHSVGTPAQRGDAGTAWGRRHSVGTSVSVAYSVEVFTWKLMTVHTAFIENYSEFYTTFKSNLRLIEMVVLN from the exons ATGCTCATTGCTGTCAGCGTCCTACAGCGTGGAGACGTCAGCGTCCTACAGCGTGGAGACGTCAGCGCCCTACAGCGTAAAGACGTCAGTGTCCTACAGCGTGGAGACGTCAGTGTCCTACAGCGTGGAGACGTCAGCGTCCTACAGCGTGGAGAC TACAGCGTAGCGACGTCAGCAGCCTACAGTGTAGAAGTCTTTGATTTGAGACGTCAGTACAGCCTAGCGACGTCAGCAGCCTACAGTGTAGAAGTCTTTGATTTGAGACGTCAGTACAGCGTAGCGACGTCAGCAGCCTACAGTGTAGAAGTCTTTGATTTGAGACGTCAGTACAGCGTAGCGACGTCAGCAGCCTACAGTGTAGAAGTCTTTGATTTGAGACGTCGGCACAGCGTAGCGACGTCAGCAGCCTACAGTGTAGAAGTCTTTGATTTGAGACGTCGGCACAGCGTGGGGACGTCGGCACAGCGTGGGGACGTCGGCACAGCGTGGGGACGTCGGCACAGCGTAGCGACGTCAGCAGCCTACAGTGTAGAAGTCTTTGATTTGAGTAGTAGGCACAGCGTGGGGACGCCGGCACAGCGTGGAGACGCCGGCACAGCGTGGGGACGCCGGCACAGCGTGGGACGCCGGCACAGCGTGGGGACGCCGGCACAGCGTGGGGACGCCGGCACAGCGTGGGGACGCCGGCACAGCGTGGGGACGTCGGCACAGCGTGGGGACGTCGGCACAGC CTGGGGACGCCGGCACAGCGTGGGGACGCCGGCACAGCGTGGGGACGCCGGCACAGCGTGGGGACGCCGGCACAGCGTGGGGACGTCGGTGTCGGTAGCCTACAGTGTAGAAGTCTTTACATGGAAACTGATGACTGTACATACTGCATTTATTGAGAATTATTCTGAATTTTATACAACATTCAAGAGTAATCTACGCTTAATTGAAATGGTTGTTTTAAATTGA